One Mytilus trossulus isolate FHL-02 chromosome 5, PNRI_Mtr1.1.1.hap1, whole genome shotgun sequence DNA segment encodes these proteins:
- the LOC134718398 gene encoding neurofilament heavy polypeptide-like yields the protein MYISNTQKYYDKISPCQTRKGKALIGPVEGRIFKKFSKRTSDQIKSSKKDKKSFDSDDRSPFKARKEKRSVYSFTSEEFSPLKARKARKSFTSEDSSPLKARKARKSFTSEDNSPLKARKSFTSEDSSPLKARKSLTSEDSSPLKAKKSFTTEDSSPLIARTSFTSKDSSPLKAIKGSRDKKSFDSDDRSPLKARKSFNSKDSSPYKARNGKRSVDNSSLKARKSFTNEDSFPLKARKSLTSEDSSPLKARKSLTSEDSSPLKARKSLTSEDSSPLKAIKGMPISLVIKAKEMKAEIIEYLQNYKPFKSLPKVGDI from the exons ATGTATATTAGTAACACTCAGAAGTATTATGATAAGATTTCTCCATGCCAAACAAGAAAAGGCAAAGCTTTAATAGGTCCAGTTGAAG gaagaatatttaaaaagttttcaaaaaggaCATCAGACCAGATTAAATCAA gtaaaaaagataagaaatcCTTTGATAGTGATGACAGATCTCCATTTAAAGCAAGAAAAG AAAAAAGAAGTGTATATTCCTTTACAAGTGAGGAATTTTCTCCATTAAAAGCTAGGAAAGCTAGGAAATCCTTTACAAGTGAGGACAGTTCTCCATTGAAAGCTAGGAAAGCTAGGAAATCCTTTACAAGTGAGGACAATTCTCCATTAAAAGCTAGGAAATCCTTTACAAGTGAGGATAGTTCTCCATTAAAAGCTAGGAAATCCCTTACAAGTGAAGATAGTTCTCCATTAAAAGCTAAGAAATCCTTTACAACTGAGGACAGTTCTCCATTAATTGCTAGGACATCCTTTACAAGCAAGGACAGTTCTCCATTAAAAGCAATAAAAG GTAGTAGAGATAAGAAATCCTTTGATAGTGATGACAGATCTCCATTAAAAGCTAGGAAATCCTTCAATAGCAAAGACAGTTCTCCATATAAAGCAAGAAATG GAAAAAGAAGTGTGGATAATTCTTCATTAAAAGCTAGGAAATCCTTTACAAATGAAGATAGTTTTCCATTAAAAGCTAGAAAATCCCTTACAAGTGAAGATAGTTCTCCATTAAAAGCTAGGAAATCCCTTACAAGTGAAGATAGTTCTCCATTAAAAGCTAGGAAATCCCTTACAAGTGAAGATAGTTCTCCATTAAAAGCAATAAAAG GTATGCCCATCTCCTTAGTTATAAAGGCAAAAGAAATGAAAGCTGAAATTATAGAGTATCTGCAGAATTATAAGCCATTTAAATCATTGCCAAAAGTTGGAGATATCTGA